The sequence ACACTTGCCCACTCACGCAATGTCAAGACAGAACTGGCAAGCAAACAACAAGCAACGGCGGCTACCCCGACAAGCGAGGTTGATAGGGCAATCACTGTATCGCCTACTCGGTCTTCACTTGTGAAAAGAAACGCCTCCAACAGCCACTTCCATCCGTAAGCGACTAGGAACAGCAGGAAAAGCGTTACACCAGTGCTTATATAGGAACGTTTTTGCACAAGCAGAACACCATCTTGGCGCCTAATCGCGTACAGAGCGATAGCCGCCATCGCCAAAAAGGCAAGTAAACTTGCATACGCCCCTCCCATTGCTGATGCCATAACTGGTATAAACAAGAGGTTACCCGCCAGCTTTACTGCAAGACCAACAGCCACGGCATAGAGGGGAATATGGATTTTGCCATAGCCTTGCAAAATGGCTGCAGCCGTCAAGTAGAGCGAAGCAGGGAAAATCGAGACAGCAACAACTTGCATGATGTCTGTTCCTGCACGGTCCGTAAACAGCATATGGTTGACAGGTCCCATTAGTACAACCAAGCCAATCGCGGCCCCTCCCCCTAGCAAAATCGTCATCCGAACTGCTGCATCGCGGTATATCTGCGCATGTCGCTCCTTTCCTCCTGCCAGCGCTTTAGCTAACAGGGGAACAAGGGCGAGAGCGAGGGAAGTGGCAAGCACCGTGCCAAGCTGTATGAGCGGCTGGCCTCGGTCATACACACCCTTTGCCAAATAAGCTTGTTCTTCTTGTAAGCCTGCTTCTTGGAGCAAACGAACGACAGTAAAAACGTCAACCATTTGAAACAGCAATAAGACTAAAGCGTTGATACACACGTACACGCTTTGCGATAAAGTCGATGTACTTTGCCTAAGCGCTGAGCCTATAGAGGCGAAGGAAAGCTTCCATTTTTTCCATTTAATCTGCCTTGTAGCAACTACGACAATGATACAGCCAGCAAAGCTTCCTAAAAGCGAGCCGTACACAGCACCTGTGCCGATCATATAAGGTCCACTATTGGCAGCTGCCAAAGCATATGTTACAAAAATAATCGCCGCTACCCGTAAAAGCTGTTCGCCTATATGGGAAAAAGCAGTCGGTTTCATATCGCCGTACCCTTGTCCAACTCCCCTACCTACGCTCAGTATAGGCAAAAACAAAAAACCAACGCTTACGAGGCGAAGAAGGGGGGCAAGGCGTTCATCCCCCATAAATTGGGCAACTAACGGCGCTGCTGCTGCGAATCCAATGCTAGCTATGACAGCGAATACGGCCATTCCCACAAACGCTTGTCTGGCCAATTCATTTGCTTGTTTATCTAGCCCTTGCGCCTTCTTCTCAGCAACTTGCCGGGAAATAACAACTGGAAAGCCATAAAGGGCAAGAATGGCAATTGTCCCGTAAAAAGGGTAGATTTGCTGGTATACGTAAAAACCAAAGTCACCAGCAATGTTTTGAAATGGGATTCGGTAGACAGCCGATAGTACCTTAGCCATCAGTGCTGCAAACGCAATAAACACTGCGCCTTTAACTGCTCCCGTCCTGCCTGAATCACCCAACCATTGTTTGCTACTCAAAACATAAACAAAAGTGAAAACGAGCCAATCGCTCCTTTGTTTACGGTGTTATTAAAAGCAGCATTCCTCTCCTTTTTGACACTAACACGGTGTTCTCTAAACATGCCCCGTTGGATTTGCACCGGGCTTCGATCCCCTCAGTAGGGTGGTCGGCCCAAACCGTCCAACGGTATCTTTGCGTCTTCTCTATGTATGATACTAATAATTATTTTCTTTTTCCAGTGCGCTTCAATCCGACTGGAGAAACGTGGTATGATAGAGGGTAGAATTTGATAAGCGAAGGTGATGTTTTGAAAGCGCGAAACCTATGGTTTTCGGTCTGGCTCCACCCGCGTAGGCAGATGCAGGATGTCCTTCAGTATGGCTTACATAAAAAAGCCGCCCTATTGATCTCATTATTGTTTGGCTTGCTTACGACATTGTCCTATTCTCACATCCAAGCCTTTATTTTGTTAGGCGAGTTGTCAGCCGCCTCCATATTGGTTATTTTAGTGATTGGTTCTTTGATGGGTCCTTTGCTATACTACGTGTTTGGCCTTCTTCTGGGAAGGGTCGGCAGTTGGTATGGTGGCAATGGCGATGTGGAAGCGACAAGAAAAGCACTGGTTTATGGCTTTTTTATGCCAGGAATCCTGCTAGGGCTTGTCAGCATACTCCTTTTTGGTATAGCCTATGTGCAGGCTTATTTTTTACACAGCAACGTCGTGTATATCGTTTACCGAATCGGCGTGTTTGTCCATAACGTGGCTTCGATTTGGTTGATCGGCATTTTTCTCGTTGCTTTTGCAGAAGCGCAAAAAATTAAACTGTGGCGATCGATGCTGATTTTGATCGCTTTTCTTGGCTGCATGGCGATTCTTTTTATCGTCATTGACCAAATCACACGGCTTTTTATATAGGAATTGAAATTCGTTTGAACAGAAGGGACTTTTATGAAAAAAATTATTTTTACTGGGGGAGGGTCGGCTGGCCATGTCACCCCGAATCTTGCTATTATCAACGAGCTTAATGACAAAGACTGGTCAATTGCCTATATCGGTTCTTATGAAGGGATTGAACGGCAACTAGTTGAAAAGGCCGGGATTCGCTACTTTGGCATCTCCAGTGGCAAGCTACGCCGCTATATGGATTGGAAAAATGTGACCGATATTGCTCGAATTGCAAATGGTTTTCGCCAAGCCCGGAAAATTTTAAAAGCGGAAAAGCCCGATGTGGTGTTTTCCAAGGGAGGCTTTGTCACGGTACCAGTTGTTGCTGCAGCTTATACGCTCCGGATTCCCGTCCATTTGCACGAAAGCGACTTGACGCCAGGGCTTGCAAACCGCCTCGCTAAACGATTTGCTAACACATTTTATACATCATTCGCTGAAACAGCCGCCCATTTCCCAAAAGGAGCAACCACAACGGTCGGCTCTCCAATTCGCCGCGAGCTCCTCGAAGGCTCCCGCATTCAAGGGCTGACCTTAACAGATTTTAGCCGAGAGCGGCCGACATTGCTCGTTATGGGCGGGAGCTTAGGGGCAAAGCGGATTAACGAAGCCATTCGCGAATCCCTTGATACGCTAACAAACACGTATCAAATCATCCATATTTGCGGTAAAGGCCACCTCGATCCAGCGTTGGAAGGGCGCCGCAACTACAAACAATATGAATATGTTCATGATGAACTGCCTCACTTTCTTCAAGCGGCAGACCTCGTTGTCACACGCGGCGGTTCAAATGCCATTTTTGAGTTTTTGGCTTTGCACATTCCAATGCTCATCATCCCTCTTTCACGAGCACAAAGCCGGGGCGACCAAATCTTGAACGCCCAGACTTTTGTCAAAAATGGCTATGCCCGCATGTTAGAGGAAGAAAATTTGACAAAGGAAACATTGCAACAGGAAGTCCAGGAACTTTATGATGGAAGGCAAACATACATTGAGGCAATGAATGCGAGCCAAGCAACAAACGCTGTTGCCTACATTACGGAGAAGCTTGAGCAAGAAGTCCAATAAAAAAACGCCCGTGGGCGTTTTTTTATTGGACTTATAGAGCACCAACTATTACGAGGAAAAAGCTAACAACCATCGCAATCACGAGCAGCATCGCTCCTAAAATGAGGACAACCAAAACTGATTTCCATGCAGAAAATTGATGGGCTTCGCCAATTCCATGCATCAAAAGTACGAATGTCCAAATCCCCGCTGTCACACTAATAAGGCTGAGGATGTTTTGTGCCCACAGTTGTAGTGGCGAAAGCGCGATCTCTATACCTAAAAGAATGCTTTCGATGTCAAACCAATAATAGGTTTCGCCGATAACGAGAATAAAAGGGATGCTAATAAGGCCAAGAATACTTAATGGGATCATGCTTGTATGTACAGTAGCGACGCGAAGGTCAAGTGCTGTCCCTTTTCCACCAAGCCAACTACCGACCCACTTGTATAGCCAAGAGAGGACATAGAGGCTAATCGGAGCTACCACAATGCTAGTAAGTAAAGCAAACACAATAACGTAAGCAAATGTTGGAACAACTTCGCTCGAAAAATTTGTAAAAGTGCTCACTACAGCAGACACATAAGCAATCAGCAAATAATTCCATGTCTGATTCTTTTCTCTGGCTGTTTTTAATTCATCAGCGACAACTTGACGGGGACGAATCCATACTTTAAACCAATTTTGCATGTTTTTTGATATACCTCCTTTTTTTACTTGAACTCTTATCGTATCATACTCTCTTTTCAATTGATCAAAGAACACACAAAAAACACCATGTCGTTTCCATGGTGTTTTTGTTTGTGCTACTGCTCCATTTGCCTAGCCAAAAAGCCAGCTGCGGTTTCAGCCATTTTTTGTTCAAGATTGCCGTTCAATGGTTCATTTTTAGAGAAGATCACCACTGTACCAATGGGATCGCCGCCCGCAATGATTGGCGCGACAACGTATCCTTGATAATCGTCTTTGTGATCGCCAACAAGGTTGTATTCACCAGCATTGGCTTCCAAGTAAGATTTACGCTCTACCATAGCAGACTCAACCGCATCGCCAATTGCCTTATTGGCAAATTCTTTCTTTGGCGCCCCCGCTACAGCAATATACGTATCACGATCCGAGATGAGTACATTTTGATTTAAGCTATCATAAAGGGCTTCCGCATATTCTTTTGCAAAATCGCCAAGCTCGGAAATCGGCGAGTATTTTTTCAGAATCACTTCGCCGTCACGATCAACAAATATTTCTAAAGGGTCGCCTTCGCGAATCCGCAACGTGCGCCGTATTTCTTTCGGGATGACCACTCTCCCGAGATCGTCAATGCGTCGTACAATTCCTGTTGCTTTCATAAGAAGAGCCTCACTTTCTGAAGGTGTTTACACAGAATGATACAAATCAGAAGAATACATTCAATGGGGTGTAAATGTAGTATTCTTCCGTTTCCATGAACTATTCACCAGCGATTGAATTATTTTGTAATCTTTTTCGAAAGGAGGCTCTTAAAGCGGAAAATAGGACTAGCCTTACGACGCGGACATCGCTTTCTTTGACTTGTCAGCACGGATCAATGCTTCCAGTAATTCAATGATGTACGCAAGCAATGTTTCATCAGATAGTTGCTTTGTCTTAATAACCAGTTTGATTTGGCTTCCTTGTGAGCCGATGCTAACATCACGACCGATTTTTTGGGCAGCATCGACAAGTGTTGCAACATGGATGCGATTGGTTGTTTCCTCTGTCAATAAAATCGTAACGGCGTCTTTGCCTTCTGTAATTTTCTCAACTTTTTCTTGATCGGCAATCAGCTTAATTTTTGTCATTTCAAAAAGATAAGCGACTTGTTTTGGATATTCGCCGAAACGATCAACGAGCTCATCTTGCAAGTCAGCGATTTCTTCTAACGTTTCCACGCCTTTAAAGCGCTTGTACATCTCGATTTTTTGTTTCGCGTCAGGAATATACCGCTCTGGAATGTAGGCGTCAATATTTACATTCAGCTCCGCCTTAAATGGCGGTTCTTTCGGTTTTTCCCCTTTCCGTTCCTCAATTGCTTCTTTCAACATTTGCGAATACAAGTCAAACCCGACAGAGTCAATAAAACCATGCTGTTGGGACCCTAACAAGTTTCCGGCACCGCGGATCGTTAAATCACGCATCGCTATTTTAAAGCCTGAGCCAAGCTCAGTAAATTCTTTGATTGCCTGTAGGCGCTTCTCAGCCACTTCGGTTAACACTTTGTCAGGCTGGTACGTAAAATACGAGTATGCCACCCGGTTCGAGCGACCAACACGCCCGCGGATTTGATAAAGTTGGGACAAGCCCATCTTGTCAGCGTTGCAAACAATGAGCGTATTCACGTTTGGAATGTCAACGCCTGTTTCGATAATGGTTGTCGTTACGAGCACATCGCTTTCCCCTTCAAGGAAATCCAAAATGATCGATTCGAGTTCGCGCTCATTCATTTGCCCATGTGCATAGCTTACTCTTGCGTCAGGGACGAGCGTAGAAATTTGCTCCGTCATCCGCTCAATGTCTTCTACACGGTTATAGAGGACATACACTTGGCCACCACGGCTTAGTTCACGTTCGATCGCCTCGCGTACAATGGCTGGATTAAACTCAACAACATACGTTTGGACAGGAAAGCGGTTTTCTGGTGGCGTCTCAATAACCGATAAATCACGCACACCGAGCATCGACATATGGAGAGTTCGCGGAATCGGCGTCGCTGTCAACGTCAGCACATCGATATTGGCCTTCATGCGTTTGATTTTCTCTTTATGGGTAACGCCAAAACGCTGTTCTTCATCGACGATCAATAATCCCAAGTCTTTAAACTGTACGTCTTTTGAAAGCAGACGATGCGTACCGACGACCAAATCTACAGATCCTGCTTTTAAGCCTTTCAGCACTTCAGTTTGCTCTTTTCGTGAACGGAAACGGCTTAAAACGCCAACTGTAATCGGAAAGTCAGAAAATCGTTCTGAAATCGTTTCAAAATGCTGTTGCGCTAAAATCGTTGTCGGTACTAAAATGGCGACTTGCTTGCCATCCATTATCGCCTTAAAGGCAGCACGAATCGCCACTTCCGTTTTTCCGTACCCAACATCGCCGCACAATAGGCGATCCATTGGCCGTTGCTTTTCCATGTCTTCCTTAATTTCCTTAATGGCCCGCAACTGGTCTTCCGTTTCCTGGTACGGGAATGAGCTTTCAAACTCAGCTTGTTCCGGACCGTCAGGAGAAAAGCGGTGGCCAACACTTGCTTCACGTTCTGCATACAGCTTAATCAAATCATCAGCAATGTCTTCAACCGAAGATTGGACTTTCTTTTTTACTTTTTTCCAATCGCTTCCTCCGAGTGCATAAATCTTCGGATCTTTTTCTTCTGTTCCGACATATTTCTGCACTTGGTCAATTTGTTCGACGGGCACATAGAGCTTGTCATTGCCCGCATAGCGCAAATTTAAATAGTCTTTATGGACGCCATTGATTTCAAGCGTCTCGACGCCTAAATATTTACCGACACCATGATTCGTATGAACGACCAAGTCGCCAACAGCTAATTCGGAATAGCTTTTAATCCGCTCAGCGTTTGATAGCTTTTGCCGACGCTTAGGACGTTTCGCCCGCTTTGAAAATACTTCCTCTTCAGTAACGACGACAAGTTTCTGTTCGGATAGCTCAAACCCGGTGTGCAGGTGCCCTGTATAAATTTGCACTTTACCAGGAGTCAAATCCGTTATCGCCTCAATCAAATGGGCATCGATTTTTTCATCTTCTAAATTTAAAGCAAGCCGATTGGCACGGTCCTCTGTTCCGGCAATGAACAAAACGGTGTAATCGTTTGAAAGCCAGCGATTGACTTCGGAAGTAAGCAAATCCATTTGCCCATGGAAATTTTGCATTGACTTACATGACAAGTTAATGATTTGCTCTGGCTTCGTGGAAGGCACTTGTTTTTGGAAAAGCGACGTATAAAGAACCGGCTGCGGCGCCTGTTGCAGCCTTGCAAGGGCATCAAGGGACAATTGCGTACCGTGGACGATGCTCCCTTGTTCAAGCATCGCCGTATGCCATTCTGCCTCTTCTTTTTGCAAGTGTTCAGCCATTTCTTTGACGCGATTCATTTCGTCAACCCAGACAAACGCATTCTCTGGCATATAAGACAATAACGATTGCGGCGTTTCATAATAAAGCGACATGTATTTATACATGCCTTCAAACGTAGCCGATTGCTTCAGTTGGGCAATTTCAAAAGGAATATGTTCTTGTAATTTATCCCGCGTTTGTTTGCTTGATACTTTTTTTAGCGTTGCCTCATATTTTTCTTCCAACAACTTCGCCCCGTGGCTATAGTGTTGATGATGGAGCAGCACTTCTTGAGCAGGACCAATTGTTACTTCATCGATCATTCCTTCAGAACGCTGCGTCTCCAATGAAAAGTAGCGCATTGAATCGACTTCTGTATCAAACAGCTCAATTCGCAAAGGATGTTCCTTCGTAAGCGGATACAGATCGACAATGCCTCCGCGCACACTAAATTCCCCAGGTGCTGACACCATATCAGACCTGCGGTAACCCATTGTGACGAAATTTTTTATAAATTCTTCCAAATCACCGATGTCCTCGCCTGTTTTCAAATGGAGCTGGCTGCTTTGCCATAAAGCCTTTGGCGGCAATAAGCGGCGAATCCCAGCTAGCGGAGCGACGACAATGCCCTTAAAATCTTGGACAAGCGCATTAAGCAAATCCAAGCGCTGCGCTTTCATTTCCGGGCTGGCGACGGCAATTTCTGCTGAGATGAGCTCATTCACAGGATAAAGATAAACTGTGTCCTCATCTAATAATTCAACAAGATCTTCATATATTTTTTGGGCTTGGTATAAATTATGGGTAACCACGAGTTGGCTTCTTCCTGTTTCCCTGAATAACGCAGCGCTTACAACCGTGCGAGCGGAACCGGTCAGGCCAGTAAGAAGTTGCTCATTCATTTCATTTTCAATACCCTTTGCAACAGCGCGCACTTCTTTTACGCTGCCCACCAATTGCTGCAATCCTAACATCTTTTATTTCCCCCTGAATTTCTTCTCTTCGCGTATTCACATAAGCGGACAAACAAGTCGAGACGCGTTAAAGAAACCCCGAGCGCCGTACGTATTTTTACGGATACATACTCGACTTTTTAACGATAACTCCTTAAAGGAACTTGCTTATTGCTACTCATTGACAGCGCTGAATATGCCAATGCATCTTATGAACGGAAAAATGCTTTGGTTAAAAAGCTGACCAAAGCGTTGGTATTTTTGTTCTTTCTATAAACGAAGCCGCCTCTTTTCAATGGATGAAATACGGGTAACTATACAGCTGAGGATTATCACTCAACGCTGTATAGCAATCTTCACATATGGCCTTCACATGTATATCACCATTCTCGGAGTAAGTCAATAGTTCGTCTTTTTCCATTTCATTCAATTCATGAAAACCTAAGTCAGCTTCGGTTGCGTTTTCAAATACAACACCGATCGTCTGTCCACAATGGCGGCAGCCATAGTATACAGCCATTTTCCCACCTCTTTTTCACACTTGATTTTCATAGTATGGGCAAAAAAGATGGAAAATATCCGAATTCTAGTAGCTGCCCTTTCCCTTGTGCCTCCAACATGGCCCAAGCCATAGGATAGCTCGTTCATCCACGTCTAGAACGACCGGTTATCGTTGTCAAATCAGATCAGTTAAACGTATTCATCACTTCTAGAAAAGGCTTTTCTAGCCACGCCTCAATCGCCTTTGCCGATTTTTCAGCTGCTTCATCCATAAAGACCAATTCCTCTTTGCGATACGTATCGAGGACATAATTGACTACAGGCTCACCATGTGCAGGCCTGCCTATTCCAACGCGAATACGGTTAAACTCCTCTGTTCCTAAATGAGCTATCAATGATTTAATGCCATTGTGGCCGCCAGCGCTGCCTTTCTTTCGCAAGCGTATTTTTCCTACAGGCAAGTCGAGATCATCATAAATCACAACAAGCTCGTCGTTGCTGATATTAAAATAATCCATAAACGGGCGTACAGCTTCGCCTGATAAATTCATATACGTTAACGGCTTTAAAAGAACAACTTTTTCACTACCGATCCGCTTTTCTCCATAAATTGCTTTAAACTTTTGCTTGTCCAGGGGCAAGTCAAGTTCTTGTGCGCAACGGTCAATAATGTCAAACCCAATATTATGCCGTGTGTGTTCATACTTTTTCCCAGGGTTCCCTAGACCCACTACTAACTTCATTTGCTACTCCTTTACGAAAAAGGCATAACTCACACGAGCCATACCTTTCCTTTACACTTATTCTACACGGCCTGGCCGATCAAGGTTATCGTCATTCCGTTCTCCTGTCGCTTCCACTGATTCTGCCGTCGTATTGTCTTCCTCTGTTGCATCTGGATCTTCAGTAACCGTCGGCGGTGTTACCGTTACAACCGTCTCCTCGTCTTCATTGACGATCGTAACAGGCACATTGGCACGAATGTCAGAAACAGAAAGGCTGTCGCCAATGTTTAAATTTGAAATATCAACTGTTATTGCTTCCGGAATGTCAGCAGGAAGGCAATTGACCGTTATTTCATAAAGCAAGTGGTTGACGATGCCGCCTTCCTTCGCTCCCGGCGCATCCCCCTCTAAATGGACAGGGACATTCGCATCCCGTTCTTCATTCATATCAACTTCAAAAAAATCAACGTGCATATACTGATTGTTGAGAGGATCGATTTGTACTTCTTGAACCATGACATGATGTTTGCCGCCGTTCTCTAATTGAAGGTCAAATAAGCCATTTTGGCCGACATCGCGGAATGTCTTTAAAAAGGCGACAGCTTCTACCGATACAGGTGTGCTTTTAACCTTTTTGCCATATAATACGCCAGGGACATGCCCTTGATTACGAAGTTCTTTTGTTTGGTGTGCTTTTTGGTCTTTGCGTTCACGAGCATTCAATACGGTCATGATCTTTCACCTCTACTGTAAGATTTAACACAACTACTTACATGTGTTCCCTCATAGCTTGGTTTTCAAACAGACATGGATCGTTTTTCCCCGTGACCTTCTGACATCAGCAGCTAACCTTAATCAAAAAGCGTTGACACCGACGCGTCTTCATGGACGCGGATAATCGCTTCAGCCATCAAGCCGGCAACAGAAAGTTGCGTAATGTTTTCCCCTTTTTGCTTTTCATTTAGGGCAATCGTATTGGTTACGACTAGCTCTTTTATTTTAGAATTGCTAATACGTTCGATAGCCGGACCCGACAAAACCGGATGTGTACAGCACGCGTACACTTCTGTAGCCCCTTGCTCTACTAATGCATTCGCCGCAAGTGTAATCGTTCCTGCCGTATCAATAATATCGTCAATAATAATAGCTGTTTTTCCTTCAATATTGCCGACAATATTCATTACTTCTGAAACATTTGGTTTCGGGCGGCGCTTATCAATAATGGCAATTGGCGCTTTTAAGCGGTCCGCCATTTTTCTCGCGCGTACAACACCGCCGTGGTCAGGCGATACAACAACAATATCATCAAGCTTTTTGCTCTCAAAGTAATCAGACAAGAGCGGAACGCCCATTAGCTGGTCAACTGGAATGTCAAAAAACCCTTGGATTTGCGTAGCATGTAAATCAATGGTCAACACGCGGGTTGCCCCTGCTGTTTCAAGTAAATTGGCAACGAGTTTGGCGGTAATTGGCTCTCGCGCCCGCGCTTTCCTGTCTTGGCGCGCATAGCCGTAATAAGGGATCACAACATTTATCGTCCGTGCTGAAGCCCGTTTCACTGCGTCAATCATAATGAGGAGCTCCATTAAATGTTCGTTGGCTGGAGCCGACGTCGATTGAATCAAATAGACATCACAGCCGCGGATGCTTTCTTCAATGTTAATTTGCACTTCTCCGTCGCTAAACCGCATCACTGAGTTCTTTCCAAGTGAGACGCCGATGTGACGGGCAATCTCTTCAGCCAACCCTTTATTAGAATTGAGCGTAAACACCTTTAAGCTTGGATCGCTGTAATTTGCCATTTCGTTGCTTGACCTCCAGTTGTTCTTAAACATCTTTTTTCACGTAATTGTCCTTATTTACTTGCCTCGACCTTGCAATCGATAGCGCTTGGCTCGGAACATCATCGGTGATCGTTGAGCCGGCTGCAACAAATGCACGCTCGCCAATCTCCACAGGCGCAATTAAATTTGAGCCTGAACCGACAAAAGCGCCGTCTTTAATAATCGTCTTATGTTTATTTTTGCCATCATAATTGACTGTCACGACGCCGCAGCCGACGTTGACATCGCTGCCTACTTCCGCATCGCCTACATAAGTAAGGTGCGAAACTTTGCTTCCAGTGCCGACGCTTGCCTTTTTTAGTTCGACAAAATTGCCAACACGCACATTTTCTCCAACATCCGAACCAGGGCGGATATGGGCAAATGGGCCAATCGATGAGCCGTCAGCCACCACGCTGTCGCTTATTACCGAACTGCACACGTGAACGCCTCTGCCAAGCGTTGCAGAAGCGATTTCTGTACCTGATTCAATCACACAGTCTTCCCCAATAACAGACCGCCCTTTTATGGACGTATTTGGGTAAAGGACCGTATCTTGGCCAATCGATGCGTCTGCAGAAATATACGTTGTTTGCGGATCAATAATCGTAACGCCTTGGCGCATCCACTCTTCGTTAATGCGCTTGCGCATCGCTGCCTCTGCTTGTGACAGCGCCACACGATCATTCACGCCCATCGTTTCCGAAAGGGTATCTGTTTGGTAAGCTGAAATGGTTTCGCCTTTTTGCCGTAAAATGCCAATCACGTCAGGCAAATAATATTCCCCTTGGGCATTTTCATTTTTCACTTCTGCAAGCGCTTCAAACAATGCTTCATTGTCAAAACAGTACGTACCTGTATTCACTTCCGCAATCGCTAGCTCATCCACAGAAGCATCTTTATGTTCAACAATTTTCTCTACTTGCC is a genomic window of Shouchella clausii containing:
- a CDS encoding putative polysaccharide biosynthesis protein, producing the protein MGDSGRTGAVKGAVFIAFAALMAKVLSAVYRIPFQNIAGDFGFYVYQQIYPFYGTIAILALYGFPVVISRQVAEKKAQGLDKQANELARQAFVGMAVFAVIASIGFAAAAPLVAQFMGDERLAPLLRLVSVGFLFLPILSVGRGVGQGYGDMKPTAFSHIGEQLLRVAAIIFVTYALAAANSGPYMIGTGAVYGSLLGSFAGCIIVVVATRQIKWKKWKLSFASIGSALRQSTSTLSQSVYVCINALVLLLFQMVDVFTVVRLLQEAGLQEEQAYLAKGVYDRGQPLIQLGTVLATSLALALVPLLAKALAGGKERHAQIYRDAAVRMTILLGGGAAIGLVVLMGPVNHMLFTDRAGTDIMQVVAVSIFPASLYLTAAAILQGYGKIHIPLYAVAVGLAVKLAGNLLFIPVMASAMGGAYASLLAFLAMAAIALYAIRRQDGVLLVQKRSYISTGVTLFLLFLVAYGWKWLLEAFLFTSEDRVGDTVIALSTSLVGVAAVACCLLASSVLTLREWASVPKLANWRRKAMNILK
- a CDS encoding YIP1 family protein → MKARNLWFSVWLHPRRQMQDVLQYGLHKKAALLISLLFGLLTTLSYSHIQAFILLGELSAASILVILVIGSLMGPLLYYVFGLLLGRVGSWYGGNGDVEATRKALVYGFFMPGILLGLVSILLFGIAYVQAYFLHSNVVYIVYRIGVFVHNVASIWLIGIFLVAFAEAQKIKLWRSMLILIAFLGCMAILFIVIDQITRLFI
- a CDS encoding undecaprenyldiphospho-muramoylpentapeptide beta-N-acetylglucosaminyltransferase, with protein sequence MKKIIFTGGGSAGHVTPNLAIINELNDKDWSIAYIGSYEGIERQLVEKAGIRYFGISSGKLRRYMDWKNVTDIARIANGFRQARKILKAEKPDVVFSKGGFVTVPVVAAAYTLRIPVHLHESDLTPGLANRLAKRFANTFYTSFAETAAHFPKGATTTVGSPIRRELLEGSRIQGLTLTDFSRERPTLLVMGGSLGAKRINEAIRESLDTLTNTYQIIHICGKGHLDPALEGRRNYKQYEYVHDELPHFLQAADLVVTRGGSNAIFEFLALHIPMLIIPLSRAQSRGDQILNAQTFVKNGYARMLEEENLTKETLQQEVQELYDGRQTYIEAMNASQATNAVAYITEKLEQEVQ
- a CDS encoding YIP1 family protein — encoded protein: MQNWFKVWIRPRQVVADELKTAREKNQTWNYLLIAYVSAVVSTFTNFSSEVVPTFAYVIVFALLTSIVVAPISLYVLSWLYKWVGSWLGGKGTALDLRVATVHTSMIPLSILGLISIPFILVIGETYYWFDIESILLGIEIALSPLQLWAQNILSLISVTAGIWTFVLLMHGIGEAHQFSAWKSVLVVLILGAMLLVIAMVVSFFLVIVGAL
- the spoVT gene encoding stage V sporulation protein T, translating into MKATGIVRRIDDLGRVVIPKEIRRTLRIREGDPLEIFVDRDGEVILKKYSPISELGDFAKEYAEALYDSLNQNVLISDRDTYIAVAGAPKKEFANKAIGDAVESAMVERKSYLEANAGEYNLVGDHKDDYQGYVVAPIIAGGDPIGTVVIFSKNEPLNGNLEQKMAETAAGFLARQMEQ
- the mfd gene encoding transcription-repair coupling factor, coding for MLGLQQLVGSVKEVRAVAKGIENEMNEQLLTGLTGSARTVVSAALFRETGRSQLVVTHNLYQAQKIYEDLVELLDEDTVYLYPVNELISAEIAVASPEMKAQRLDLLNALVQDFKGIVVAPLAGIRRLLPPKALWQSSQLHLKTGEDIGDLEEFIKNFVTMGYRRSDMVSAPGEFSVRGGIVDLYPLTKEHPLRIELFDTEVDSMRYFSLETQRSEGMIDEVTIGPAQEVLLHHQHYSHGAKLLEEKYEATLKKVSSKQTRDKLQEHIPFEIAQLKQSATFEGMYKYMSLYYETPQSLLSYMPENAFVWVDEMNRVKEMAEHLQKEEAEWHTAMLEQGSIVHGTQLSLDALARLQQAPQPVLYTSLFQKQVPSTKPEQIINLSCKSMQNFHGQMDLLTSEVNRWLSNDYTVLFIAGTEDRANRLALNLEDEKIDAHLIEAITDLTPGKVQIYTGHLHTGFELSEQKLVVVTEEEVFSKRAKRPKRRQKLSNAERIKSYSELAVGDLVVHTNHGVGKYLGVETLEINGVHKDYLNLRYAGNDKLYVPVEQIDQVQKYVGTEEKDPKIYALGGSDWKKVKKKVQSSVEDIADDLIKLYAEREASVGHRFSPDGPEQAEFESSFPYQETEDQLRAIKEIKEDMEKQRPMDRLLCGDVGYGKTEVAIRAAFKAIMDGKQVAILVPTTILAQQHFETISERFSDFPITVGVLSRFRSRKEQTEVLKGLKAGSVDLVVGTHRLLSKDVQFKDLGLLIVDEEQRFGVTHKEKIKRMKANIDVLTLTATPIPRTLHMSMLGVRDLSVIETPPENRFPVQTYVVEFNPAIVREAIERELSRGGQVYVLYNRVEDIERMTEQISTLVPDARVSYAHGQMNERELESIILDFLEGESDVLVTTTIIETGVDIPNVNTLIVCNADKMGLSQLYQIRGRVGRSNRVAYSYFTYQPDKVLTEVAEKRLQAIKEFTELGSGFKIAMRDLTIRGAGNLLGSQQHGFIDSVGFDLYSQMLKEAIEERKGEKPKEPPFKAELNVNIDAYIPERYIPDAKQKIEMYKRFKGVETLEEIADLQDELVDRFGEYPKQVAYLFEMTKIKLIADQEKVEKITEGKDAVTILLTEETTNRIHVATLVDAAQKIGRDVSIGSQGSQIKLVIKTKQLSDETLLAYIIELLEALIRADKSKKAMSAS
- a CDS encoding anti-sigma-F factor Fin family protein, translated to MAVYYGCRHCGQTIGVVFENATEADLGFHELNEMEKDELLTYSENGDIHVKAICEDCYTALSDNPQLYSYPYFIH
- the pth gene encoding aminoacyl-tRNA hydrolase, whose protein sequence is MKLVVGLGNPGKKYEHTRHNIGFDIIDRCAQELDLPLDKQKFKAIYGEKRIGSEKVVLLKPLTYMNLSGEAVRPFMDYFNISNDELVVIYDDLDLPVGKIRLRKKGSAGGHNGIKSLIAHLGTEEFNRIRVGIGRPAHGEPVVNYVLDTYRKEELVFMDEAAEKSAKAIEAWLEKPFLEVMNTFN